The proteins below are encoded in one region of Meriones unguiculatus strain TT.TT164.6M chromosome 18, Bangor_MerUng_6.1, whole genome shotgun sequence:
- the Madd gene encoding MAP kinase-activating death domain protein isoform X30 has product MVQKKFCPRLLDYLVIVGARHPSSDSVAQTPELLRRYPLEDHPEFPLPPDVVFFCQPEGCLSVRQRRASLRDDTSFVFTLTDKDTGVTRYGICVNFYRSFQKRAPKEKAESGAAPRGKEGPHAPCASEELAPASSEGTSTLQPPGADSTPDVSQSPRGKRRAKAGSRSRNSTLTSLCVLSHHPFFSAFRECLYTLKRLVDCCSERLLGKKPGIPRGVQRDTMWRIFTGSLLVEEKSSALLHDLREIEAWIYRLLRSPVPVSGQKRVDIEVLPPELQPALTFALPDPSRFTLVDFPLHLPLELLGVDACLQVLTCILLEHKVVLQSRDYNALSMSVMAFVAMIYPLEYMFPVIPLLPTCMASAEQLLLAPTPYIIGVPASFFLYKLDFKMPDDVWLVDLDSNRVIAPTNAEVLPILPEPESIELKKHLKQALASMSLNTQPILNLEKFHEGQEIPLLLGRPSSDLQSTPSTEFNPLIYGNDVDSVDVATRVAMVRFFNSANVLQGFQMHTRTLRLFPRPVVAFQAGSFLASRPRQTPFAEKLARTQAVEYFGEWTLNPTNYAFQRIHNNMFDPALIGDKPKWYAHQLQPIRYRVYDGNSQLAEALSVPPEHDSESDPTDDSGSDSMEYDDSSSSYSSLGDFVSEMMKCDINGDTPNVDPLTHAALGDASEVEIDELQTQKEGEEPGPDSENSQENPPLRSSSSTTASSSPSTVIHGAHSEPAESTEMDDKAAPGSSKPLPPVPPSICRSTVDRRQTETGEGSVCQRTYDNPHFEPQYGSPPEEDDDEQGESYTPRFSQHVSGHRAQKLLRPNSLKLASDSDAESDSRASSPNSTVSNTSTEGFGGIMSFASSLYRNHSTSFSLSNLALPTKGAREKSTPFPSLKVFGLNTLMEIVTEAGPGSGEGNRRALVDQKSSVIKHSPTVKREPPSPQGRSSNSSENQQFLKEVVHSVLDGQGVGWLNMKKVRRLLESEQLRVFVLSKLNRAVQSEDDARQDVIQDVEISRKVYKGMLDLLKCTVLSLEQSYAHAGLGGMASIFALLEIAQTHYYSKEPDKRKRSPTENVNTPVGKDPGLAGRGDPKAMAQLRVPQLGPRAPSATGKGPKELDTRSLKEENFVASVGQEVIKPAFDLGETEEKRSQVSADSGVSLTSASQRTDPDSVISVSPAVMIRSSSQDSEVSNSSGETLGADSDLSSTAGDGPGGEGSAHLASSRATLSDSEIETNSATSTIFGKAHSLKPKEKLAGSPVRSSEDVSQRVYLYEGLLGRDKGSMWDQLEDAAMETFSISKERSTLWDQMQFWEDAFLDAVMLEREGMGMDQGPQEMIDRYLSLGEHDRKRLEDDEDRLLATLLHNLISYMLLMKVNKNDIRKKVRRLMGKSHIGLVYSQQINEVLDQLTNLNGRDLSIRSSGSRHMKKQTFVVHAGTDTNGDIFFMEVCDDCVVLRSNIGTVYERWWYEKLINMTYCPKTKVLCLWRRNGSETQLNKFYTKKCRELYYCVKDSMERAAARQQSIKPGPELGGEFPVQDMKTGEGGLLQVTLEGINLKFMHNQFLKLKKW; this is encoded by the exons ATGGTGCAAAAGAAGTTCTGCCCTCGGTTACTTGACTACCTAGTGATCGTAGGGGCGAG GCACCCGAGCAGCGACAGCGTGGCTCAGACTCCTGAGCTGCTGCGGCGGTACCCGCTGGAGGATCACCCCGAGTTCCCCCTGCCCCCGGATGTGGTGTTCTTCTGCCAGCCCGAGGGCTGCCTGAGTGTGCGGCAGCGGCGCGCCAGCCTGCGGGACGACACGTCCTTCGTCTTCACCCTGACCGACAAGGACACGGGAGTCACCCGCTACGGCATCTGCGTCAACTTCTACCGTTCCTTCCAGAAGCGAGCGCCAAAGGAAAAGGCGGAGAGCGGAGCGGCCCCCCGCGGGAAGGAAGGGCCCCATGCCCCCTGTGCCTCGGAAGAACTTGCCCCTGCGAGCTCCGAGGGCACCTCGACCTTGCAGCCTCCTGGTGCTGACTCCACCCCCGACGTGAGCCAGTCTCCTCGGGGCAAACGCCGGGCCAAAGCTGGCAGTCGCTCCCGCAACAGCACCCTGACGTCCCTGTGCGTGCTGAGCCACCACCCCTTCTTCTCTGCCTTCAGAGAGTGTCTGTACACTCTCAAACGTCTGGTAGACTGCTGCAGTGAACGGCTGCTGGGCAAGAAGCCGGGCATCCCTCGGGGGGTACAGAG GGACACCATGTGGCGAATCTTTACTGGATCGCTGCTAGTGGAGGAGAAGTCCAGTGCCCTTCTGCACGACCTCCGAGAGATTGAGGCCTGGATCTACCGGTTGCTACGCTCCCCAGTACCTGTCTCTGGGCAGAAGCGAGTGGACATCGAGGTCCTTCCCCCGGAACTGCAGCCGGCCCTGACGTTTGCTCTTCCCGACCCCTCTCGATTCACCCTAGTGGATTTCCCGCTTCATCTTCCCTTGGAACTTCTGGGTGTGGACGCTTGTCTTCAGGTGCTAACTTGCATCCTGTTGGAGCATAAG GTGGTGCTTCAGTCCCGAGACTACAATGCTCTCTCCATGTCTGTGATGGCGTTTGTGGCAATGATCTACCCCCTGGAGTACATGTTCCCAGTCATTCCACTGCTGCCCACCTGCATGGCGTCGGCAGAGCAG CTACTCTTGGCTCCAACCCCATACATCATTGGAGTTCCTGCCAGCTTCTTCCTCTACAAACTAGACTTCAAAATGCCCGATGACGTGTGGCTAGTGGATCTGGACAGTAATAGG GTGATTGCCCCCACCAATGCGGAAGTGCTACCCATCCTGCCAGAACCAGAATCAATAGAGCTgaaaaaacacttaaagcag GCCCTGGCTAGCATGAGTCTCAACACCCAGCCCATCCTTAATCTGGAGAAATTCCATGAGGGCCAGGAGATCCCGCTTCTCTTGGGAAGGCCTTCTAGTGACCTTCAGTCCACGCCTTCAACGGAATTCAATCCACTCATTTATGGCAATGATGTCGATTCAGTCGATGTTGCAACGAG AGTGGCCATGGTACGTTTCTTCAACTCTGCTAACGTGCTGCAGGGCTTTCAGATGCACACACGTACCCTTCGACTCTTTCCCCGGCCTGTGGTCGCTTTCCAAGCTGGCTCCTTTCTGGCCTCACGTCCCCGGCAGACTCCCTTTGCTGAGAAACTGGCCAGGACTCAAGCTGTGGAGTACTTTGGAGAATGGACCCTGAACCCCACTAACTATGCCTTTCAGCGGATTCACAACA ATATGTTTGATCCAGCTCTTATTGGAGACAAGCCAAAGTGGTATGCTCACCAGCTGCAGCCCATCCGTTATCGAGTCTATGATGGCAATTCTCAGCTGGCTGAGGCCCTGAGTGTGCCCCCCGAGCATGATTCTGAATCTGACCCCACTGATGACAG TGGCAGCGATAGCATGGAGTATGATGACTCAAGCTCTTcttactcctcccttggggactTTGTCAGTGAAATGATGAAATGTGACATCAACGGTGATACTCCCA ATGTGGACCCTCTGACACATGCAGCCCTTGGAGATGCCAGTGAGGTGGAGATTGATGAGCTGCAGAcccagaaggagggagaggagcctGGTCCAGACAGCGAGAACTCTCAGGAAAATCCTCCGCTGCGCTCCAGCTCCAGCACCACTGCCAGCAGCAGCCCAAGCACAGTCATCCACGGTGCCCACTCT GAACCTGCTGAGTCTACAGAAATGGATGATAAGGCAGCACCAGGCAGctccaagcccctccctcccGTGCCTCCCAGCATTTGCAGATCTACTGTGGACAGGAGACAGACTGAGACTGGAGAGGGGTCAGTGTGCCAGCGAACCTATGACAATCCACACTTCGAGCCACAATATGGCTCGCCCCCTGAGGAAGATGATGATGAGCAGGGGGAAAGCTACACTCCCCGATTCAGCCAACATGTCAGTGGCCATCG GGCTCAAAAGCTGCTGCGGCCCAACAGCTTGAAACTGGCAAGTGACTCAGACGCAGAGTCAGACTCCCGAGCAAGCTCTCCCAACTCCACTGTCTCCAACACCAGCACCGAGGGCTTTGGGGGCATCATGTCTTTTGCTA GCAGCCTGTATCGGAACCACAGTACGAGCTTCAGTCTTTCAAACCTCGCACTGCCCACCAAAGGAGCCCGAGAGAAGAGTACACCGTTCCCCAGTCTGAAAG TATTTGGGCTAAATACTCTAATGGAGATTGTTACTGAAGCCGGCCCTGGGAGTGGTGAAG GAAACAGGAGGGCCTTGGTGGACCAGAAGTCATCTGTCATTAAACACAGCCCAACCGTCAAAAGAGAACCTCCGTCCCCTCAGGGCCGGTCCAGCAATTCTAG CGAGAACCAGCAGTTCCTGAAGGAAGTGGTACACAGTGTGCTGGATGGCCAGGGAGTAGGCTGGCTCAATATGAAGAAAGTACGCCGGCTGCTGGAGAGTGAGCAGCTTCGGGTCTTCGTACTGAGCAAGCTGAACCGCGCAGTGCAGTCCGAGGACGACGCCCGGCAGGATGTCATCCAAGACGTG GAGATCAGTCGGAAGGTGTACAAGGGGATGCTAGACCTCCTGAAGTGCACAGTCCTCAGCCTCGAGCAGTCCTATGCCCACGCAGGTCTGGGCGGCATGGCCAGCATCTTTGCACTTTTGGAGATTGCCCAGACCCACTACTATAGTAAAG AACCAGACAAGCGGAAGAGAAGTCCAACAGAGAATGTAAATACCCCAGTTGGCAAAGATCCTGGTCTGGCTGGGCGGGGGGACCCAAAGGCTATGGCCCAGCTAAGGGTCCCTCAGCTGGGTCCTCGGGCACCAAGTGCTACAGGAAAGGGTCCTAAAGAACTGGATACCAGAAGCTTAAAGGAAGAGAATTTTGTAGCATCGGTTG GGCAAGAGGTGATCAAGCCTGCCTTTGACCTTGGTGAGACAGAAGAGAAAAGGTCCCAGGTCAGCGCAGACAGCGGTGTGAGCCtgacctctgcttcccag AGGACTGATCCAGACTCTGTCATCAGTGTGAGTCCAGCTGTTATGATCCGCAGCTCCAGTCAGGATTCTGAA gtgagTAATAGTTCTGGAGAGACGCTCGGAGCAGACAGCGACCTGAGCAGCACGGCAGGTGACGGGCCAGGAGGAGAAGGCAGTGCCCACTTGGCGAGTTCTCGAGCCACTCTGTCTGATAGCGAAATCGAAACCAATTCCGCCACAAGCACCATCTTT GGTAAAGCTCATAGCTTGAAGCCAAAGGAGAAGCTGGCAGGCAGTCCAGTCCGCTCTTCCGAAGACGTAAGCCAGCGAGTCTATCTCTACGAGGGACTGCTAG GAAGGGACAAAGGATCGATGTGGGACCAGTTAGAGGATGCTGCTATGGAGACCTTTTCTATAA GCAAAGAGCGTTCTACTTTATGGGACCAAATGCAGTTCTGGGAAGATGCATTCTTAGATGCTGTGATGTTGGAAAGAGAAGGGATGGGTATGGACCAGGGTCCTCAGGAAATGATTGACAG GTACCTGTCCCTAGGAGAGCATGACCGGAAGCGCCTGGAGGATGATGAAGACCGCTTGCTGGCCACACTGTTACACAACCTCATCTCCTATATGCTCCTGATGAAG GTGAACAAGAACGACATCAGGAAGAAAGTACGGCGCCTAATGGGAAAGTCCCACATTGGGCTGGTATACAGCCAACAAATCAATGAGGTGCTTGATCAGCTGACGAACCTG AACGGGCGTGACCTCTCTATCCGCTCCAGCGGCAGCCGGCACATGAAGAAGCAGACATTTGTTGTGCATGCGGGGACGGACACAAATGGAGATATCTTTTTCATGGAA GTGTGTGATGACTGTGTGGTGTTACGCAGTAACATTGGGACTGTGTATGAGCGCTGGTGGTATGAGAAGCTCATCAACATGACCTACTGTCCCAAGACCAAGGTCTTGTGTTTGTGGCGTAGGAACGGCTCTGAGACCCAGCTCAACAAGTTCTATACCAAGAAG TGTCGAGAGCTGTACTACTGCGTGAAGGACAGCATGGAGCGGGCCGCTGCCAGACAACAGAGCATCAAGCCCG GACCTGAACTAGGTGGTGAGTTCCCTGTGCAGGACATGAAGACTGGAGAGGGTGGCTTGCTCCAAGTCACCCTGGAAGGGATCAATCTCAAGTTCATGCACAACCAG TTCCTGAAATTAAAGAAGTGGTGA
- the Madd gene encoding MAP kinase-activating death domain protein isoform X35, with the protein MVQKKFCPRLLDYLVIVGARHPSSDSVAQTPELLRRYPLEDHPEFPLPPDVVFFCQPEGCLSVRQRRASLRDDTSFVFTLTDKDTGVTRYGICVNFYRSFQKRAPKEKAESGAAPRGKEGPHAPCASEELAPASSEGTSTLQPPGADSTPDVSQSPRGKRRAKAGSRSRNSTLTSLCVLSHHPFFSAFRECLYTLKRLVDCCSERLLGKKPGIPRGVQRDTMWRIFTGSLLVEEKSSALLHDLREIEAWIYRLLRSPVPVSGQKRVDIEVLPPELQPALTFALPDPSRFTLVDFPLHLPLELLGVDACLQVLTCILLEHKVVLQSRDYNALSMSVMAFVAMIYPLEYMFPVIPLLPTCMASAEQLLLAPTPYIIGVPASFFLYKLDFKMPDDVWLVDLDSNRVIAPTNAEVLPILPEPESIELKKHLKQALASMSLNTQPILNLEKFHEGQEIPLLLGRPSSDLQSTPSTEFNPLIYGNDVDSVDVATRVAMVRFFNSANVLQGFQMHTRTLRLFPRPVVAFQAGSFLASRPRQTPFAEKLARTQAVEYFGEWTLNPTNYAFQRIHNNMFDPALIGDKPKWYAHQLQPIRYRVYDGNSQLAEALSVPPEHDSESDPTDDSGSDSMEYDDSSSSYSSLGDFVSEMMKCDINGDTPNVDPLTHAALGDASEVEIDELQTQKEGEEPGPDSENSQENPPLRSSSSTTASSSPSTVIHGAHSEPAESTEMDDKAAPGSSKPLPPVPPSICRSTVDRRQTETGEGAQKLLRPNSLKLASDSDAESDSRASSPNSTVSNTSTEGFGGIMSFASSLYRNHSTSFSLSNLALPTKGAREKSTPFPSLKVFGLNTLMEIVTEAGPGSGEGNRRALVDQKSSVIKHSPTVKREPPSPQGRSSNSSENQQFLKEVVHSVLDGQGVGWLNMKKVRRLLESEQLRVFVLSKLNRAVQSEDDARQDVIQDVEISRKVYKGMLDLLKCTVLSLEQSYAHAGLGGMASIFALLEIAQTHYYSKEPDKRKRSPTENVNTPVGKDPGLAGRGDPKAMAQLRVPQLGPRAPSATGKGPKELDTRSLKEENFVASVELWNKHQEVKKQKALEKQRQEVIKPAFDLGETEEKRSQVSADSGVSLTSASQRTDPDSVISVSPAVMIRSSSQDSEVSTVVSNSSGETLGADSDLSSTAGDGPGGEGSAHLASSRATLSDSEIETNSATSTIFGKAHSLKPKEKLAGSPVRSSEDVSQRVYLYEGLLGRDKGSMWDQLEDAAMETFSISKERSTLWDQMQFWEDAFLDAVMLEREGMGMDQGPQEMIDRYLSLGEHDRKRLEDDEDRLLATLLHNLISYMLLMKVNKNDIRKKVRRLMGKSHIGLVYSQQINEVLDQLTNLNGRDLSIRSSGSRHMKKQTFVVHAGTDTNGDIFFMEVCDDCVVLRSNIGTVYERWWYEKLINMTYCPKTKVLCLWRRNGSETQLNKFYTKKCRELYYCVKDSMERAAARQQSIKPGPELGGEFPVQDMKTGEGGLLQVTLEGINLKFMHNQFLKLKKW; encoded by the exons ATGGTGCAAAAGAAGTTCTGCCCTCGGTTACTTGACTACCTAGTGATCGTAGGGGCGAG GCACCCGAGCAGCGACAGCGTGGCTCAGACTCCTGAGCTGCTGCGGCGGTACCCGCTGGAGGATCACCCCGAGTTCCCCCTGCCCCCGGATGTGGTGTTCTTCTGCCAGCCCGAGGGCTGCCTGAGTGTGCGGCAGCGGCGCGCCAGCCTGCGGGACGACACGTCCTTCGTCTTCACCCTGACCGACAAGGACACGGGAGTCACCCGCTACGGCATCTGCGTCAACTTCTACCGTTCCTTCCAGAAGCGAGCGCCAAAGGAAAAGGCGGAGAGCGGAGCGGCCCCCCGCGGGAAGGAAGGGCCCCATGCCCCCTGTGCCTCGGAAGAACTTGCCCCTGCGAGCTCCGAGGGCACCTCGACCTTGCAGCCTCCTGGTGCTGACTCCACCCCCGACGTGAGCCAGTCTCCTCGGGGCAAACGCCGGGCCAAAGCTGGCAGTCGCTCCCGCAACAGCACCCTGACGTCCCTGTGCGTGCTGAGCCACCACCCCTTCTTCTCTGCCTTCAGAGAGTGTCTGTACACTCTCAAACGTCTGGTAGACTGCTGCAGTGAACGGCTGCTGGGCAAGAAGCCGGGCATCCCTCGGGGGGTACAGAG GGACACCATGTGGCGAATCTTTACTGGATCGCTGCTAGTGGAGGAGAAGTCCAGTGCCCTTCTGCACGACCTCCGAGAGATTGAGGCCTGGATCTACCGGTTGCTACGCTCCCCAGTACCTGTCTCTGGGCAGAAGCGAGTGGACATCGAGGTCCTTCCCCCGGAACTGCAGCCGGCCCTGACGTTTGCTCTTCCCGACCCCTCTCGATTCACCCTAGTGGATTTCCCGCTTCATCTTCCCTTGGAACTTCTGGGTGTGGACGCTTGTCTTCAGGTGCTAACTTGCATCCTGTTGGAGCATAAG GTGGTGCTTCAGTCCCGAGACTACAATGCTCTCTCCATGTCTGTGATGGCGTTTGTGGCAATGATCTACCCCCTGGAGTACATGTTCCCAGTCATTCCACTGCTGCCCACCTGCATGGCGTCGGCAGAGCAG CTACTCTTGGCTCCAACCCCATACATCATTGGAGTTCCTGCCAGCTTCTTCCTCTACAAACTAGACTTCAAAATGCCCGATGACGTGTGGCTAGTGGATCTGGACAGTAATAGG GTGATTGCCCCCACCAATGCGGAAGTGCTACCCATCCTGCCAGAACCAGAATCAATAGAGCTgaaaaaacacttaaagcag GCCCTGGCTAGCATGAGTCTCAACACCCAGCCCATCCTTAATCTGGAGAAATTCCATGAGGGCCAGGAGATCCCGCTTCTCTTGGGAAGGCCTTCTAGTGACCTTCAGTCCACGCCTTCAACGGAATTCAATCCACTCATTTATGGCAATGATGTCGATTCAGTCGATGTTGCAACGAG AGTGGCCATGGTACGTTTCTTCAACTCTGCTAACGTGCTGCAGGGCTTTCAGATGCACACACGTACCCTTCGACTCTTTCCCCGGCCTGTGGTCGCTTTCCAAGCTGGCTCCTTTCTGGCCTCACGTCCCCGGCAGACTCCCTTTGCTGAGAAACTGGCCAGGACTCAAGCTGTGGAGTACTTTGGAGAATGGACCCTGAACCCCACTAACTATGCCTTTCAGCGGATTCACAACA ATATGTTTGATCCAGCTCTTATTGGAGACAAGCCAAAGTGGTATGCTCACCAGCTGCAGCCCATCCGTTATCGAGTCTATGATGGCAATTCTCAGCTGGCTGAGGCCCTGAGTGTGCCCCCCGAGCATGATTCTGAATCTGACCCCACTGATGACAG TGGCAGCGATAGCATGGAGTATGATGACTCAAGCTCTTcttactcctcccttggggactTTGTCAGTGAAATGATGAAATGTGACATCAACGGTGATACTCCCA ATGTGGACCCTCTGACACATGCAGCCCTTGGAGATGCCAGTGAGGTGGAGATTGATGAGCTGCAGAcccagaaggagggagaggagcctGGTCCAGACAGCGAGAACTCTCAGGAAAATCCTCCGCTGCGCTCCAGCTCCAGCACCACTGCCAGCAGCAGCCCAAGCACAGTCATCCACGGTGCCCACTCT GAACCTGCTGAGTCTACAGAAATGGATGATAAGGCAGCACCAGGCAGctccaagcccctccctcccGTGCCTCCCAGCATTTGCAGATCTACTGTGGACAGGAGACAGACTGAGACTGGAGAGGG GGCTCAAAAGCTGCTGCGGCCCAACAGCTTGAAACTGGCAAGTGACTCAGACGCAGAGTCAGACTCCCGAGCAAGCTCTCCCAACTCCACTGTCTCCAACACCAGCACCGAGGGCTTTGGGGGCATCATGTCTTTTGCTA GCAGCCTGTATCGGAACCACAGTACGAGCTTCAGTCTTTCAAACCTCGCACTGCCCACCAAAGGAGCCCGAGAGAAGAGTACACCGTTCCCCAGTCTGAAAG TATTTGGGCTAAATACTCTAATGGAGATTGTTACTGAAGCCGGCCCTGGGAGTGGTGAAG GAAACAGGAGGGCCTTGGTGGACCAGAAGTCATCTGTCATTAAACACAGCCCAACCGTCAAAAGAGAACCTCCGTCCCCTCAGGGCCGGTCCAGCAATTCTAG CGAGAACCAGCAGTTCCTGAAGGAAGTGGTACACAGTGTGCTGGATGGCCAGGGAGTAGGCTGGCTCAATATGAAGAAAGTACGCCGGCTGCTGGAGAGTGAGCAGCTTCGGGTCTTCGTACTGAGCAAGCTGAACCGCGCAGTGCAGTCCGAGGACGACGCCCGGCAGGATGTCATCCAAGACGTG GAGATCAGTCGGAAGGTGTACAAGGGGATGCTAGACCTCCTGAAGTGCACAGTCCTCAGCCTCGAGCAGTCCTATGCCCACGCAGGTCTGGGCGGCATGGCCAGCATCTTTGCACTTTTGGAGATTGCCCAGACCCACTACTATAGTAAAG AACCAGACAAGCGGAAGAGAAGTCCAACAGAGAATGTAAATACCCCAGTTGGCAAAGATCCTGGTCTGGCTGGGCGGGGGGACCCAAAGGCTATGGCCCAGCTAAGGGTCCCTCAGCTGGGTCCTCGGGCACCAAGTGCTACAGGAAAGGGTCCTAAAGAACTGGATACCAGAAGCTTAAAGGAAGAGAATTTTGTAGCATCGGTTG AATTGTGGAACAAGCACCAGGAAGTGAAAAAGCAAAAGGCTTTGGAAAAACAGA GGCAAGAGGTGATCAAGCCTGCCTTTGACCTTGGTGAGACAGAAGAGAAAAGGTCCCAGGTCAGCGCAGACAGCGGTGTGAGCCtgacctctgcttcccag AGGACTGATCCAGACTCTGTCATCAGTGTGAGTCCAGCTGTTATGATCCGCAGCTCCAGTCAGGATTCTGAAGTTAGCACCGTG gtgagTAATAGTTCTGGAGAGACGCTCGGAGCAGACAGCGACCTGAGCAGCACGGCAGGTGACGGGCCAGGAGGAGAAGGCAGTGCCCACTTGGCGAGTTCTCGAGCCACTCTGTCTGATAGCGAAATCGAAACCAATTCCGCCACAAGCACCATCTTT GGTAAAGCTCATAGCTTGAAGCCAAAGGAGAAGCTGGCAGGCAGTCCAGTCCGCTCTTCCGAAGACGTAAGCCAGCGAGTCTATCTCTACGAGGGACTGCTAG GAAGGGACAAAGGATCGATGTGGGACCAGTTAGAGGATGCTGCTATGGAGACCTTTTCTATAA GCAAAGAGCGTTCTACTTTATGGGACCAAATGCAGTTCTGGGAAGATGCATTCTTAGATGCTGTGATGTTGGAAAGAGAAGGGATGGGTATGGACCAGGGTCCTCAGGAAATGATTGACAG GTACCTGTCCCTAGGAGAGCATGACCGGAAGCGCCTGGAGGATGATGAAGACCGCTTGCTGGCCACACTGTTACACAACCTCATCTCCTATATGCTCCTGATGAAG GTGAACAAGAACGACATCAGGAAGAAAGTACGGCGCCTAATGGGAAAGTCCCACATTGGGCTGGTATACAGCCAACAAATCAATGAGGTGCTTGATCAGCTGACGAACCTG AACGGGCGTGACCTCTCTATCCGCTCCAGCGGCAGCCGGCACATGAAGAAGCAGACATTTGTTGTGCATGCGGGGACGGACACAAATGGAGATATCTTTTTCATGGAA GTGTGTGATGACTGTGTGGTGTTACGCAGTAACATTGGGACTGTGTATGAGCGCTGGTGGTATGAGAAGCTCATCAACATGACCTACTGTCCCAAGACCAAGGTCTTGTGTTTGTGGCGTAGGAACGGCTCTGAGACCCAGCTCAACAAGTTCTATACCAAGAAG TGTCGAGAGCTGTACTACTGCGTGAAGGACAGCATGGAGCGGGCCGCTGCCAGACAACAGAGCATCAAGCCCG GACCTGAACTAGGTGGTGAGTTCCCTGTGCAGGACATGAAGACTGGAGAGGGTGGCTTGCTCCAAGTCACCCTGGAAGGGATCAATCTCAAGTTCATGCACAACCAG TTCCTGAAATTAAAGAAGTGGTGA